The genomic DNA GCGCTCGCGGTGAAGGCGACCAGCGTCTCGTGGCCCGAGATGAACACCAGCGCCGCGTTGGCGTGCAGTTCGCTGCGGCTGAGTGCGCCGTCCAGGTGCGCCCGCACGAGGGAGGAGAAGAGGTCGTCGCCCGGGTTCTCGGCCCGGACCCGGGCGAGGTGCGCGAAGTAGTCGTCGAAGGCCTCGTAGGCCGCCACCGCGCTGTCGATCGAGGACGGGGCGGCCGGTATGTCCGCGGCCGGCGACATGGCCTGCCCCCAGGCGCGGAGCTTGGGCAGGTCGGCCCGGGGGACGCCGAGCAGGTCGCCGATGGCCTGGAGCGACACCGGGAACGCCAGCTCGTCCACGACCTCCAGACGGCCGCGGCGCAGCCCGTCCGCCAGGATCGTGTCGGCCAGTGACCGCGCGTCGGCGAGGACCCCGCCCAGGCGCGGTGAGGCGAACGGGCGCCGGGTGAGCCCGCGCAGCCTGGTGTGGTCGGGCGGATCGGTGAACAGCAGGGTCCGGCTCATGGACCGCAGCGACTCCGGCACCACGGTGGCCATCAGCTCCGCCACCGGATCGGGTGGCTCCAGCCGCATCCGCGGGTCGGCGAGCAGCGCGGTGGCGTCCGCGTGGCCGCTGACCACGTACGAGTCGAGATAGTCCCAGTAGGCGGGCCCGCCCAGCGCCCTGATCCGTTCGTAGTGGGGGTAGGGATCGGCCCGGAACGCGTCGTTGTACGGGTCGAAGTCCTCCAGCGCCGGCACCTCGCCGGGTACGGTGCCGGTGTCCTCGACGGGCTGCTGCGTCATCACATTCCTTTCGGGCCGGTCAGCTCCGCCAGCGCGTCGGCGGGCAGCCGGCCGAGCATGGCCAGCAGGTTGTCCGGGGAGAAGAACTCCTCGGCGGGCACCGATCCCGCGATCATCCCGAAGAACCGGTCGGCGTCCTCCTGATGGGCGGCGACGACCTGGACCAGCTGCCGGGTCATGGGGTCCAGATCGAAACCGGCCGCCTCGCAGGTGAACTCGTAGATCAGCTCGGAGCGGGCGTCGCGGGCACGCGCGTAGGCGGCGAGCGCGCTCTCCCACTCCTCGGCACCGCAACGCACCCGGTCGACGGCGTCCGCGAGCAGTTCGGCGTCCCGCCAGGCGTCCGAGATGCCCTGACCGGTGAGCGGGTCCTTGTGGTAGCCGGCGTCGCCCACGAGGGCCCAGCCGGGACCGTACGGCTTGCGGTAGAAGTTGCCGAGGTCGGCGGTGCCGCGGAACCGGTCGACGCGTTCCGCGCCGTCGGCCAGCTCCCGCGCCAGCGCGGGCGCCGCTTCGGCGATGGCCTTGTGGTAATGGCCCTCGATGTCCGAGCGGTAGGTGGGGTAGAACGCGTGCGGGCGGGCCACCTGGATCAGACAGGCGTCGTCGTGGGTCGGGATCACCCCGATCTGCTTGTCGCCCATGAGGAACACCTCGTTGAGGTGCCGGCGGTCCGGTGACAGACCGCGCCAGTAGGCGTAGTAGACGACGGTCAGCGGCGGACGCTCGTGGTACTTCACGGCGCCCGTCTCCCGCGCCACCAGGGAGTTGCGGCCGTCGGCGCCCACCACCAGCGGGGCGTGCGCCGTGTGCTCCCGGCCGCGGCGTTGGAAGCGCACCCCGGTCACCCGCCCGTCGTCGTCCCGGAGCAGGGACCGCACGGTGCACCGCTCGCGCACCTCCGCCCCCGCCTCCCGGGCCGCGTCGACGAGCAGCTCGTCGAGCACCGTGCGGCGCGGGGCGAGGGCGCTGTCGACGCCGTCGTGGGGCGG from Streptomyces sp. CB09001 includes the following:
- a CDS encoding cytochrome P450; the encoded protein is MTQQPVEDTGTVPGEVPALEDFDPYNDAFRADPYPHYERIRALGGPAYWDYLDSYVVSGHADATALLADPRMRLEPPDPVAELMATVVPESLRSMSRTLLFTDPPDHTRLRGLTRRPFASPRLGGVLADARSLADTILADGLRRGRLEVVDELAFPVSLQAIGDLLGVPRADLPKLRAWGQAMSPAADIPAAPSSIDSAVAAYEAFDDYFAHLARVRAENPGDDLFSSLVRAHLDGALSRSELHANAALVFISGHETLVAFTASAVLSFLRNPAQLALLREHPELAAAATEEVMRYESPLQLATAGGGRWTGEELEIGGRTLPAGVRVLTFIGAANRDPAVYEDPDRFDITRAGARHLALGHGLHYCLGAALAKQQGTLLLDALARWPARLASEAVEAPEWLPLFMQRRLARLPVTVTAV
- a CDS encoding NAD(P)/FAD-dependent oxidoreductase; translation: MYDVIVVGARCAGSPLAMLLARKGYRVLVLDRAAFPKDTVSTHYVQPSGLARLRRWGLLDRLAGTGCPPITQARWWFGEDLSVRGFAPPHDGVDSALAPRRTVLDELLVDAAREAGAEVRERCTVRSLLRDDDGRVTGVRFQRRGREHTAHAPLVVGADGRNSLVARETGAVKYHERPPLTVVYYAYWRGLSPDRRHLNEVFLMGDKQIGVIPTHDDACLIQVARPHAFYPTYRSDIEGHYHKAIAEAAPALARELADGAERVDRFRGTADLGNFYRKPYGPGWALVGDAGYHKDPLTGQGISDAWRDAELLADAVDRVRCGAEEWESALAAYARARDARSELIYEFTCEAAGFDLDPMTRQLVQVVAAHQEDADRFFGMIAGSVPAEEFFSPDNLLAMLGRLPADALAELTGPKGM